A single region of the Anaerostipes rhamnosivorans genome encodes:
- a CDS encoding SPFH domain-containing protein has translation MFILLLILFFIIIMAMLSSIRIVPQANAYVVERLGAFKETWSVGLHIKVPFIDRVARRVNLKEQVVDFPPQPVITKDNVTMQIDTVVYFQITDPKLYSYGVENPIMAIENLTATTLRNIIGDLELDQTLTSRETINTKMRATLDEATDPWGIKVNRVELKNIIPPSAIQDAMEKQMKAERERREAILRAEGEKKSAILRAEGHKESVILEAEGDKESAILRAEANKEATIRESEGQAEAIKQIQKANADGIEFLKKASPDNAVLQLKSLEAFAKAADGKATKIIVPSEIQGIAGLVKSITEVAADEKPSLRDEIEESLTNSSK, from the coding sequence ATGTTTATTTTATTATTGATCTTATTTTTCATTATCATCATGGCGATGCTTTCCAGCATCCGGATCGTTCCGCAGGCAAATGCCTATGTGGTGGAACGTCTGGGAGCATTCAAAGAAACGTGGTCTGTAGGGCTTCATATCAAAGTTCCGTTCATTGACCGAGTGGCAAGAAGAGTAAACTTGAAGGAACAGGTTGTGGATTTTCCACCTCAGCCGGTTATCACGAAAGACAATGTCACCATGCAGATTGATACAGTCGTCTATTTTCAGATTACAGATCCAAAACTTTATTCATATGGAGTTGAGAATCCGATCATGGCCATCGAAAATCTGACAGCTACAACATTGAGAAATATCATCGGTGACTTGGAACTTGACCAGACATTGACATCCAGGGAAACCATTAATACAAAGATGCGTGCTACTTTAGATGAAGCAACAGACCCATGGGGGATCAAAGTCAACCGAGTGGAATTAAAGAACATTATTCCGCCGTCAGCAATCCAGGATGCCATGGAAAAACAGATGAAGGCAGAGAGGGAGAGGAGAGAAGCGATCCTTCGTGCGGAAGGTGAAAAGAAATCCGCCATCCTCCGCGCAGAAGGCCATAAGGAATCTGTGATCCTGGAAGCAGAGGGTGACAAAGAATCAGCGATCCTCCGTGCAGAGGCGAACAAAGAAGCGACCATCAGGGAGTCTGAGGGACAGGCGGAAGCAATCAAACAGATTCAGAAAGCTAATGCAGATGGTATTGAATTTTTAAAGAAAGCTTCTCCAGATAATGCGGTACTCCAGTTAAAGAGCTTGGAAGCATTTGCAAAGGCGGCAGACGGAAAAGCTACGAAGATCATTGTCCCATCTGAGATCCAGGGAATCGCAGGACTGGTGAAATCCATCACGGAGGTGGCCGCGGACGAAAAACCTTCTCTAAGGGACGAAATTGAAGAGAGTTTGACCAATTCTTCAAAATAA
- a CDS encoding NfeD family protein, whose protein sequence is MYTVYWLIAVAVFLLLEILTLGLTSIWFAVGSLAAAIGAGLGLPFFGQLILAAAVSCIVFVFARPWAQKYLNSKTEKTNAESLIGKTGIVKKRIINIKGQGMVYIQGMDWTARSADDEEIPEETEVIVEEIKGVKLIVSKK, encoded by the coding sequence ATGTATACGGTATACTGGTTGATAGCGGTCGCTGTTTTCCTCTTGTTGGAAATATTGACGCTGGGACTTACGAGCATTTGGTTTGCGGTGGGTTCTTTGGCAGCAGCCATTGGCGCTGGGCTGGGGCTTCCATTCTTCGGGCAGCTGATATTGGCTGCGGCTGTTTCTTGTATCGTTTTTGTATTTGCGAGGCCGTGGGCCCAAAAATATCTCAACAGCAAGACAGAAAAGACCAATGCAGAGAGCCTGATTGGGAAGACAGGTATTGTTAAAAAAAGAATCATCAATATTAAAGGCCAGGGAATGGTCTACATCCAGGGTATGGATTGGACGGCGCGTTCTGCCGATGATGAGGAAATCCCGGAAGAGACAGAGGTAATCGTAGAGGAAATTAAAGGTGTGAAACTAATCGTGAGCAAGAAGTAG